A section of the Etheostoma cragini isolate CJK2018 chromosome 12, CSU_Ecrag_1.0, whole genome shotgun sequence genome encodes:
- the ncstn gene encoding nicastrin, producing MDLLSNKWVVHLLVCCLFIGVSCNSVEKKIYVHLNYTVPCVRLLNGTHQIGCQSLLSGNVGVLHVLESEENVDWVLRSGPNPPYMVIMESPLFTRSIMMKLKNGSSRVAGVAVVAQSANPLEGFSPHTTCPNENTGLYTENYDPSLAHCNVTTWNPLGSGLSYEQFDFPIFSLKDDNDTQVIRQCYMDHNRAVNGSTPQYPLCAMQLFSHMSAVTDTATCMRRNDINFSISPEMVCDPLGDYNVWASTRPINNTAKGHKMWESVVIAAARLDSRSFFFEVAPGAESGVSGFVTLLAATHALRNAIQEAPPNRTILYTFFQGETFDYIGSSRMVYDMQNNHFAVDLDNVHSVLEIGQVGLHADSRLWLHSDPVSRKNGSVNAEVRKLIENLQSAAKGLNVSVNEPSFSQPLPPSSFQRFLRARPIPGVVIEDHQSAFTNRFYESMYDNAEYLNISYPPNLTPEEQMELVTDTAKALTEVATMVARALYTQAGGDENQLVNINADPQIVTRMLYGFLVRSNNSWFQQLIPSDLSSHLADRPTNFYVGVAPQTSELTHLVQYLLANLTGSPTNITQDNCQNKREDEKDEESKHMYSYMWVQGALPPNSTKREGFCVRSTVRISKALSPAFDLREYTSKEYSTWTESRWKSIKGRIFLVASHDLEMLTLGVGVAVLLASLLLTYIMSSKADILFSSGREPASATY from the exons ATGGATTTGCTGTCGAACAAATGGGTCGTTCATTTACtagtttgttgtcttttcatcG GTGTCAGCTGTAATTCAGTGGAAAAGAAGATTTATGTGCATCTCAATTACACTGTCCCATGTGTACGACTGCTCAATGGAACACATCAAATAGGCTGCCAGT CCCTTTTGTCAGGCAATGTGGGAGTGCTCCATGTGCTTGAGTCAGAGGAAAATGTGGACTGGGTCCTGCGCTCGGGTCCCAATCCTCCTTATATGGTTATCATGGAGTCCCCGCTCTTTACCAG ATCCATCATGATGAAGTTGAAGAACGGCTCTAGCAGGGTGGCTGGCGTTGCTGTTGTGGCGCAAAGTGCAAATCCGCTTGAGGGCTTCTCTCCACACACCACCTGTCCCAACGAAAACACAG GCCTGTATACAGAAAACTACGATCCATCCTTGGCCCATTGTAACGTGACAACGTGGAACCCTTTGGGAAGTGGTCTGTCCTACGAGCAGTTTGACTTCCCCATCTTCTCTTTGAAAGACGACAATGACACTCAGGTCATACGGCAG TGTTACATGGACCATAACCGCGCTGTGAACGGCAGCACCCCTCAGTACCCGCTGTGTGCTATGCAGCTCTTCTCCCACATGTCCGCAGTTACCGACACAGCCACCTGCATGAGGAGAAATGACATCAACTTCAGTATCAGCCCAG AAATGGTTTGTGACCCATTGGGTGACTATAACGTGTGGGCCTCCACCCGGCCAATTAACAACACAGCCAAGGGCCACAAGATGTGGGAAAGTGTGGTCATAGCAGCAGCCAGG TTGGACAGcagatcttttttctttgaagttGCTCCAGGAGCAGAGAGTGGAGTCTCTGGGTTTGTCACTCTGCTCGCGGCCACTCACGCTCTGCGAAATGCCATCCAGGAGGCCCCACCCAACCGCACCATTCTCTACACCTTCTTTCAAGGG GAAACCTTTGACTACATTGGCAGTTCGAGGATGGTGTATGATATGCAGAACAATCATTTCGCCGTGGACTTGGACAACGTTCACTCAGTATTGGAGATAGGACAG GTGGGACTTCATGCTGACTCCAGACTGTGGCTTCACTCTGATCCTGTGTCTAGGAAGAACGGCAGTGTCAATGCCGAG GTGAGGAAGCTCATTGAAAACTTGCAGTCGGCTGCCAAAGGTTTGAACGTCTCGGTGAACGAGCCGAGTTTCTCTCAGCCACTCCCGCCCTCGTCCTTCCAGAGGTTCCTGCGAGCTCGGCCAATCCCTGGTGTTGTTATTGAGGATCACCAGTCTGCTTTCACCAACAG GTTCTACGAGAGTATGTACGATAATGCAGAATACCTGAACATATCTTACCCACCAAACCTGACGCCAGAGGAGCAGATGGAGTTAGTCACTGACACAGCTAAG GCTCTGACTGAGGTGGCCACCATGGTTGCCCGGGCTCTGTACACACAGGCAGGAGGAGATGAAAACCAGCTGGTCAACATTAACGCAGACCCTCAAATA GTAACCCGGATGCTGTACGGTTTCCTTGTTCGGTCAAATAACTCCTGGTTCCAGCAACTAATCCCCTCTGACCTCTCAAGCCATTTGG CCGACAGACCCACAAACTTCTACGTGGGCGTGGCCCCGCAGACAAGCGAGCTTACCCATCTGGTCCAGTACCTGCTGGCTAACCTGACCGGTAGCCCCACCAACATCACTCAGGACAACTGCCAGAACAAGAGAGAGGACGAGAAAGACGAAGAGAGCAAACAT ATGTACTCCTACATGTGGGTCCAAGGCGCGCTGCCTCCCAACAGCACAAAGAGGGAGGGTTTCTGCGTGCGCTCCACAGTCCGTATCTCTAAAGCGCTGTCCCCAGCCTTTGACCTGCGGGAGTACACCTCCAAAGAATATTCAACGTGGACGGAGTCCCGGTGGAAGTCCATCAAAGGACGCATATTCCTGGTGGCAAGTCACGATCTGGAG ATGTTGACGCTGGGCGTGGGTGTCGCTGTGCTGCTAGCATCCCTGCTGCTGACATACATCATGAGCTCGAAGGCCGACATCCTCTTCAGCTCGGGGAGGGAGCCGGCCAGCGCCACCTACTGA